Proteins from a single region of Rhodospirillales bacterium:
- a CDS encoding class I SAM-dependent methyltransferase: MIDAIAVCRKYVSAHPSLLSSLLFGHLHKAFGRNGRGCVPEELSEAFIRTEVTSTGQFSADWFSPNIAHLYPALRGMCRPFERYLEIGVYEGLSTVWFGAYLRKFGRCPNLVCIDPFFGHETVGEERGVHIEANFDHNVAQFLGDLTVRKIKDVSQRVLPEMIESGERFDVIYVDGSHHTLDVMTDAVMAWRLLEENGLLIFDDYFWQPPDVYDRPLPAVNCFLDLIAGQFRVVDCYHQVIVEKRVPV, translated from the coding sequence GTGATCGATGCGATAGCTGTGTGCCGTAAATATGTATCCGCCCATCCATCGCTGCTTTCTTCTCTGCTGTTCGGCCATTTGCATAAGGCATTTGGTCGCAACGGTCGGGGGTGCGTTCCAGAAGAGTTATCCGAAGCGTTTATCCGCACCGAGGTGACCAGTACCGGCCAATTTTCCGCTGACTGGTTTTCTCCCAACATCGCACATCTCTATCCGGCGCTTCGTGGCATGTGCCGCCCGTTTGAGCGATACCTCGAAATCGGCGTTTACGAGGGCTTGTCGACTGTCTGGTTCGGCGCATACCTGCGGAAGTTCGGCCGTTGCCCGAACCTCGTCTGCATTGATCCGTTCTTCGGCCACGAAACCGTAGGCGAGGAACGGGGAGTGCACATCGAAGCGAACTTCGATCATAACGTCGCTCAGTTTTTGGGCGACCTTACGGTGCGCAAGATCAAGGACGTATCACAGCGCGTGCTGCCGGAGATGATCGAGTCGGGAGAGCGCTTCGATGTGATCTACGTGGATGGCTCTCATCACACGCTTGACGTGATGACCGATGCGGTGATGGCCTGGCGGCTGCTGGAAGAAAATGGGCTGCTGATCTTTGACGACTATTTCTGGCAACCACCCGACGTCTATGACCGGCCGCTCCCGGCGGTGAACTGCTTCCTCGATCTTATCGCCGGGCAATTCCGCGTCGTTGACTGCTACCATCAGGTCATCGTTGAAAAACGCGTCCCCGTCTGA
- a CDS encoding glycoside hydrolase family 57 translates to MSEIYHALVLNLHQPPSNLDDLIEQNDWEVKEILFALDRMPRSLWAYEDLARVHLSMSGSLLETLSHPEFQRRVYDTVDCGTLLWSLQNTKIFEILGTGYYHPVLALIPQADWDEQIARWQGLARHIFWRPNFSGFWPPEMGFDMKLIPHLKKAGYRYVMVDSEYVDPIDSMSWQEVRYRPHIAEYEGAEIVIVVRDRDLSNAQLSGMEYGWFINELVARTRWCDFPPLVTTASDGDNGGWFRNVNPLANFWHYFYQTALNEIRAGNSPMRPTHIDTYLDRFGAHGRVTVRRGAWNTDTHHGWDFHQWQGSQVQRDALARVHSVSQAYHHLAARAHDRRHGELSRVLDEAHWRLLRAETSCNIYWGEAWVWKTHKDLDIVDWHLGEARAVLGPEPEPVPTAIPDADADTLAPATEAPMAEAGLNDAQAMATLDDSSLVTDLSGAAKLAAAG, encoded by the coding sequence ATGTCCGAAATCTATCATGCTTTGGTGCTTAATCTGCACCAGCCGCCGAGCAATCTTGACGATCTGATCGAACAGAACGACTGGGAAGTTAAGGAGATCCTGTTCGCGCTCGACAGGATGCCGCGGTCGTTGTGGGCTTACGAAGATCTTGCTCGTGTCCACTTGTCGATGTCGGGTTCGCTTCTCGAAACGCTTTCGCACCCCGAATTCCAGCGCAGGGTTTACGATACGGTAGACTGCGGCACGCTGCTCTGGTCTTTGCAGAACACCAAAATTTTCGAGATCTTGGGCACCGGTTATTACCATCCCGTACTGGCGTTGATCCCGCAAGCCGACTGGGATGAGCAGATTGCGCGCTGGCAAGGGCTTGCCCGCCACATCTTCTGGCGCCCGAATTTTTCCGGGTTCTGGCCCCCGGAGATGGGCTTCGATATGAAGCTGATTCCTCACCTGAAGAAGGCCGGCTACCGCTATGTGATGGTCGATTCCGAGTATGTCGATCCCATCGATTCGATGAGCTGGCAGGAGGTACGCTACCGGCCGCATATCGCGGAATACGAGGGGGCGGAGATCGTTATCGTCGTCCGCGATCGTGATCTCTCCAACGCTCAGCTCTCCGGCATGGAATATGGCTGGTTCATTAACGAACTCGTGGCCCGCACACGCTGGTGTGATTTCCCACCACTGGTGACCACCGCGTCCGACGGCGATAACGGTGGTTGGTTCCGCAACGTCAATCCGCTCGCCAATTTCTGGCATTATTTTTACCAGACGGCACTAAACGAGATTCGCGCCGGCAACTCACCGATGCGCCCGACCCACATCGATACCTATCTCGATCGCTTTGGCGCGCACGGCCGGGTTACCGTGCGTCGGGGTGCCTGGAACACTGACACGCACCATGGCTGGGACTTTCACCAGTGGCAAGGCAGCCAGGTACAGCGGGACGCGCTGGCTCGCGTTCATTCGGTTTCGCAAGCGTATCATCACCTCGCGGCACGTGCGCATGATAGACGCCACGGCGAACTTTCACGTGTTCTCGACGAGGCGCATTGGCGGCTGTTGCGCGCCGAGACGAGTTGCAACATTTACTGGGGCGAGGCCTGGGTGTGGAAAACGCACAAGGATCTTGACATCGTTGACTGGCACCTCGGCGAAGCGCGAGCCGTGCTTGGGCCCGAACCCGAGCCCGTACCGACGGCTATTCCAGACGCGGATGCTGATACGCTCGCGCCGGCAACCGAAGCACCTATGGCGGAGGCTGGCCTGAATGACGCGCAAGCAATGGCAACACTCGATGATTCGAGCCTAGTGACAGACCTGTCAGGAGCGGCGAAATTGGCGGCGGCTGGGTGA
- a CDS encoding DUF2076 domain-containing protein, translating to MDTSEKQVIDELFAKVRKAEDQSAPRDIDAESRIREHLDRQPAAPYYMAQAILVQEQALAASQARIQTLETQLSERSSGGGFLGALFGGGTSKASPSPAAPRGIDPRVSDAMNPHVPRGGGGFLAGAMQTALGVAGGVLLGNAVAHMFAEPAAADEPPAHDNPPEDDSSLEDDFSFDDDF from the coding sequence ATGGACACGTCCGAAAAGCAGGTAATCGACGAGCTTTTTGCCAAGGTACGTAAGGCGGAGGACCAGTCAGCCCCGCGCGACATCGATGCGGAGTCGCGCATTCGCGAGCATCTCGACCGCCAGCCTGCGGCACCCTACTACATGGCGCAGGCCATCCTCGTTCAGGAACAGGCGCTGGCGGCCTCCCAGGCGCGCATTCAAACATTGGAAACACAGCTGAGCGAGCGCTCGAGTGGCGGCGGATTCCTGGGCGCCTTATTCGGTGGTGGAACGAGCAAGGCCTCCCCCTCGCCCGCCGCACCGCGAGGTATCGATCCGCGCGTTTCGGACGCCATGAACCCGCATGTGCCGCGAGGCGGTGGCGGGTTTCTCGCCGGCGCCATGCAAACCGCTCTCGGCGTCGCGGGTGGCGTCCTGCTCGGTAATGCCGTAGCACACATGTTTGCCGAGCCCGCCGCTGCGGATGAACCACCGGCCCACGACAATCCTCCAGAAGACGACAGCTCTCTGGAAGACGACTTCAGCTTCGATGATGACTTCTGA
- a CDS encoding pirin family protein, producing the protein MEIRHSVERGATQLSWLDSHHSFSFGEYHDSAHMSFGALRVINEDEIAPGGGFATHGHRDMEILTWVLDGTLAHRDSLGNGSLIRQGDLQRMTAGTGIRHSEFNASDAEPVHLLQIWIIPEVASLAPGYEQRAFALEDRIGRLHLIASRDGRQGSVTVHQDADLYVASLAAGGSVAHSLAPERRAWLQVARGTIRVNGAALIAGDGAAFEHSRDIGIVADDGPAEILLFDLA; encoded by the coding sequence ATGGAAATCCGGCACAGTGTCGAACGTGGCGCAACGCAGCTTTCGTGGCTCGACAGCCACCACAGCTTTTCGTTCGGCGAATATCACGATTCGGCGCATATGAGCTTCGGCGCTCTGCGTGTCATCAACGAGGACGAGATCGCGCCCGGTGGAGGCTTCGCCACCCACGGCCATCGCGATATGGAGATTCTCACCTGGGTGCTTGACGGTACCCTTGCCCACCGCGACAGCCTTGGCAACGGTTCGCTTATCCGTCAGGGAGACCTGCAAAGAATGACCGCGGGAACCGGTATCCGGCACAGCGAGTTCAATGCCTCGGACGCGGAACCGGTCCACCTGCTGCAGATCTGGATCATCCCCGAAGTGGCGAGCCTCGCCCCGGGTTATGAACAGCGAGCCTTTGCCCTTGAGGATCGCATTGGGCGATTGCACCTGATCGCTTCGCGAGACGGTCGGCAAGGATCGGTCACAGTGCACCAGGACGCGGATCTTTACGTCGCCTCACTCGCTGCGGGCGGATCCGTCGCGCATTCTCTGGCCCCTGAGCGGCGGGCCTGGCTGCAGGTTGCACGCGGAACCATCCGCGTCAATGGCGCCGCGCTAATCGCTGGCGACGGCGCCGCGTTTGAGCATTCCCGCGACATCGGGATCGTGGCTGACGACGGCCCTGCTGAGATTCTGCTATTTGACCTGGCCTAA
- a CDS encoding glycogen synthase, with translation MYIMMVSAELAPVAKVGGLADVVFGLSRELEVRGNAVEIILPKYDCMWYDEIWGLHKIWENLWVPWYGSGVSCSIWFGFVHGRKCYFIEPHSSDNFFLRGSFYGFHDDPLRFAFFCKAAMEFMLKGNKRPDIIHCHDWQTGLIPVLLYEIYARLGMDRQRVVYTIHNFKHQGITGEAVLWATGLGRPEYYFHYDRMLDNFNHTAINLMKAGIVYSNFVNTVSPHHSWEARFTDQGYGLGQTLAIHHFKFGGVLNGVDYDVWNPEIDRFIPSHYTVWNVEEKYGNKDALRDRLWLRKEYKPIVAYVGRLDAQKGVHLIQHALFYALERGAQFVLLGAGGDRGINNHFWHMKHYLNENADCHMEIGFNEQLAHLIYAGADIIVVPSLFEPCGLAQLIAMRYGSIPVVRAVGGLVDTVFDRDHSDRPPEMRNGYVFHDADFRGVESALSRAIGLWYDYPKEFRRLITNAMASDYSWGQSGDHYLKIYDATRCK, from the coding sequence ATGTACATTATGATGGTATCGGCGGAGCTGGCCCCGGTGGCCAAAGTCGGAGGTCTTGCCGACGTCGTTTTTGGGCTCAGCCGAGAACTCGAGGTCCGCGGCAACGCGGTCGAGATCATCCTGCCGAAGTACGATTGTATGTGGTATGATGAGATCTGGGGATTGCACAAGATTTGGGAAAATCTGTGGGTGCCCTGGTACGGGAGCGGCGTTTCTTGTTCAATTTGGTTTGGATTCGTCCACGGTCGGAAGTGCTACTTCATCGAGCCACATAGCTCGGACAACTTCTTCCTGCGTGGATCTTTTTATGGTTTTCATGACGATCCACTCCGCTTTGCTTTCTTCTGTAAGGCGGCAATGGAGTTCATGCTTAAGGGAAACAAGCGACCGGACATCATTCATTGCCACGACTGGCAGACTGGTCTGATTCCTGTTTTGCTGTATGAAATCTATGCGCGCCTCGGGATGGATCGTCAGCGCGTCGTTTATACGATTCATAATTTCAAACACCAGGGCATCACTGGCGAGGCCGTACTTTGGGCTACAGGCCTTGGGCGTCCGGAATATTATTTTCATTACGACCGTATGCTTGATAATTTCAATCATACGGCGATCAATTTAATGAAAGCTGGTATCGTTTACTCGAATTTTGTCAATACCGTTTCTCCCCATCACTCGTGGGAGGCGCGTTTCACCGATCAGGGGTACGGGCTTGGGCAGACCCTAGCCATTCATCACTTCAAGTTCGGTGGCGTTCTCAATGGCGTCGACTACGACGTATGGAACCCGGAGATCGATCGTTTCATCCCCTCGCACTACACTGTGTGGAATGTCGAGGAAAAGTACGGCAACAAGGATGCTCTGCGTGATCGGTTGTGGTTGCGCAAGGAATATAAGCCGATCGTCGCATACGTCGGGCGCCTTGACGCGCAAAAGGGCGTCCACCTCATCCAACATGCGCTGTTTTATGCGCTTGAGCGCGGCGCGCAGTTTGTTTTGCTCGGGGCTGGCGGCGATCGCGGAATCAACAACCATTTCTGGCATATGAAGCACTACCTCAACGAGAATGCCGACTGCCACATGGAAATTGGCTTCAACGAGCAGCTCGCCCACTTGATCTACGCTGGCGCCGACATCATCGTTGTCCCCAGCCTGTTCGAGCCGTGTGGCCTCGCCCAGTTGATCGCCATGCGCTACGGCTCCATTCCGGTCGTACGTGCCGTTGGCGGGCTCGTCGATACGGTGTTCGATCGTGATCACTCGGATCGGCCGCCCGAAATGCGCAATGGCTACGTCTTCCATGACGCTGACTTTCGCGGGGTTGAATCGGCACTGAGCCGGGCCATCGGCTTGTGGTACGACTATCCCAAGGAGTTTCGCCGGCTGATTACCAACGCCATGGCGTCGGACTACTCGTGGGGACAATCTGGGGATCATTACCTCAAGATCTACGACGCGACCCGCTGCAAGTAG
- a CDS encoding glycogen/starch/alpha-glucan phosphorylase has translation MKLEGSAQPARSVGVGLKAVDDNAGMDVESLIRSFNYHLGYTLAKDQYTATNQDRYQALALAVRDRLVGRWIQTQQAYHIQNVKRICYLSLEFLIGRAMGNNVINLLLEDTCREAMRQLGLDWDVLRDVESDAALGNGGLGRLAACFLDSMATLQLPALGYGIRYDYGIFKQHIENGYQLEDPDNWLRYGNPWEVVHPELSYIVNFEGRAEPRRVNGVTHWDWIGTRPIIGVAYDTPIVGYGTFNVNNLRLWAARATDEFHFGDFSRGSYVEAVEDKLMAENLTKVLYPSDAVYAGRELRLRQQYFFVSCSIQDIVRRFKVDNDDWMAFPDKVFVQMNDTHPALVVPELMRVFLDKEDIEWEKAWEITVNSTGYTNHTLLPEALERWPVSMFERLLPRHLQIIYEINSRFLRKVATRYPGDFDRLRRMSLVQEDPEKSVRMANLAVVGSCSTNGVAELHSRLLKDGLMRDFAEFYPERFNNKTNGVTPRRWLLKANPRLSSLIREKIGDGWINDLDQLRALEKFVGDAAFTKRIREIKHANKVALADYIKRELGLVVDPNSMFQAQVKRIHEYKRQLLLCLYTIVLYDRLKSKRVTDMVPVTFIFGGKAAPGYYMAKLIIKLIHQIGGVINHDPDVADRIKVVFLPDYRVSLAEKIMPAADLSVQISTAGMEASGTGNMKFQINGALTIGTLDGANVEIKEEVGDDNIFIFGLTTEQVDQQRGSYDPRSFYDSDEEIRRAVDLIGNDFFSLTEPGIFRPIIANLLEHGDFYMNLADLRSFIEAQGQVEALYRDQEQWSKKAIYNIARSGKFSSDRTIAEYAKEIWNVKAVDVVPAAAKARPS, from the coding sequence ATGAAACTCGAGGGAAGCGCACAGCCAGCCCGCAGCGTGGGCGTTGGGCTCAAAGCGGTCGACGACAACGCGGGCATGGACGTAGAGAGCCTGATCCGCAGCTTCAATTATCACCTGGGTTATACCCTGGCGAAGGACCAGTATACAGCGACGAACCAGGATCGTTATCAGGCGCTGGCGCTGGCGGTCCGCGACCGGCTCGTTGGCCGGTGGATCCAGACGCAGCAGGCGTATCACATTCAGAACGTTAAGCGCATCTGCTACCTATCGCTCGAATTCCTCATTGGCCGAGCGATGGGCAACAACGTCATCAATCTGTTGCTGGAGGATACGTGCCGCGAGGCAATGCGCCAGCTCGGGCTCGATTGGGACGTCTTGCGCGACGTGGAGAGCGATGCCGCGCTCGGCAACGGCGGTCTCGGCCGGCTCGCCGCCTGTTTCCTTGACTCGATGGCGACGCTGCAGCTTCCGGCGCTGGGTTATGGCATTCGCTATGACTACGGGATTTTCAAGCAGCACATCGAGAATGGCTATCAGCTTGAAGATCCGGACAACTGGCTCCGCTATGGTAACCCCTGGGAGGTTGTCCACCCGGAGCTGTCCTACATCGTCAATTTCGAAGGGCGCGCCGAGCCACGCCGGGTAAACGGCGTCACCCACTGGGATTGGATCGGCACGCGGCCGATCATTGGCGTTGCCTACGATACGCCGATCGTTGGCTACGGCACGTTCAACGTTAACAATCTTCGGCTGTGGGCGGCCCGTGCCACCGATGAATTCCACTTCGGCGATTTCAGCCGCGGCTCGTATGTCGAGGCCGTCGAAGACAAGCTGATGGCGGAAAACCTCACAAAGGTGCTCTACCCGAGCGACGCCGTCTATGCTGGCCGCGAATTGCGTCTGCGTCAGCAGTACTTTTTCGTATCCTGCTCGATTCAGGACATCGTCCGGCGCTTCAAAGTCGATAACGACGACTGGATGGCGTTCCCGGACAAGGTGTTCGTACAGATGAACGACACCCACCCCGCCTTGGTCGTTCCCGAACTGATGCGGGTATTCCTCGATAAAGAGGATATCGAGTGGGAGAAGGCGTGGGAAATCACCGTCAACTCCACCGGCTACACCAACCACACCTTGCTACCCGAGGCACTGGAACGCTGGCCGGTCAGCATGTTTGAACGGCTGCTTCCTCGGCATCTGCAGATCATCTACGAAATCAACAGCCGCTTTTTGCGTAAGGTAGCGACACGCTATCCTGGCGATTTCGACCGCCTGCGGCGGATGAGCCTTGTTCAGGAAGACCCGGAGAAGTCGGTACGCATGGCCAACCTCGCGGTCGTTGGTAGCTGCTCGACAAACGGAGTTGCTGAACTGCATTCGCGTCTGCTCAAAGACGGCCTGATGCGTGATTTCGCCGAGTTCTACCCCGAACGCTTTAACAACAAGACGAACGGCGTCACGCCACGGCGATGGCTGTTGAAGGCAAACCCCCGCCTGTCCTCACTCATCCGCGAGAAAATTGGCGATGGCTGGATCAATGATCTCGATCAGCTTCGTGCGCTTGAGAAATTCGTCGGCGACGCTGCGTTCACCAAGCGTATCCGCGAGATCAAGCACGCCAACAAGGTCGCCCTCGCCGATTATATCAAGCGCGAACTCGGCCTCGTCGTCGATCCCAACTCGATGTTCCAGGCGCAGGTCAAGCGAATCCACGAGTACAAGCGCCAGTTGCTGCTGTGCCTTTATACCATCGTCCTCTACGACCGCCTCAAGTCGAAGCGCGTCACCGACATGGTCCCGGTTACATTCATTTTCGGCGGAAAGGCGGCGCCGGGTTACTACATGGCCAAGTTGATCATCAAGCTGATCCATCAGATCGGCGGCGTGATCAACCATGACCCGGATGTGGCCGATAGGATCAAGGTGGTCTTCCTACCCGACTATCGTGTGTCATTGGCCGAAAAGATCATGCCGGCCGCTGATCTCAGTGTTCAGATCTCGACCGCCGGCATGGAAGCCTCGGGCACCGGCAACATGAAGTTCCAGATCAACGGAGCCCTGACTATCGGTACGCTCGATGGCGCAAACGTCGAGATCAAAGAAGAGGTCGGTGATGACAACATCTTCATCTTTGGTCTAACGACGGAGCAGGTGGATCAGCAGCGCGGAAGCTACGACCCGCGGAGCTTCTACGATTCAGACGAGGAAATTCGCCGGGCTGTCGATCTGATCGGCAATGACTTTTTCAGCCTGACCGAACCAGGAATCTTCCGTCCGATCATCGCCAACCTCCTGGAACATGGTGACTTCTATATGAATCTCGCCGACTTGCGGAGCTTTATCGAAGCGCAAGGTCAGGTCGAGGCGCTCTATCGCGACCAGGAGCAATGGAGCAAAAAGGCAATCTACAACATTGCCCGCTCCGGAAAATTCAGCTCCGATCGCACAATTGCCGAGTACGCCAAGGAAATTTGGAACGTCAAGGCAGTGGACGTTGTGCCAGCGGCGGCGAAGGCCCGGCCATCCTAG
- a CDS encoding LysE family translocator produces MSLDLCIAFVLVAASVIALPGPTVMLIAGFALSSGERPALLAIAGVALGDITAISLSFAGMGVVLATSATLFAILKWAGVAYLLWLGIGLWRRPAMAPNPLAATPRLPVAQMIGKAYAVTALNPKGLLFFTAFMPQFINPATAALPQVITLAAIYVSLAIVILAVYVRVSGRLRRALAKPGRVRLGNRVAGTLLIVAGAITANLSRT; encoded by the coding sequence GTGAGCCTCGATTTGTGCATCGCGTTCGTGCTCGTCGCGGCGAGTGTCATCGCGCTGCCCGGACCGACTGTAATGCTCATCGCCGGCTTCGCGCTCTCCTCTGGTGAGCGTCCCGCCCTCCTCGCTATCGCCGGAGTCGCCCTAGGCGATATCACGGCGATCAGTCTGTCCTTCGCCGGCATGGGTGTGGTGCTTGCAACGTCCGCTACACTGTTCGCGATCCTGAAATGGGCGGGTGTTGCTTATCTCCTATGGTTGGGAATCGGCTTGTGGCGACGTCCGGCGATGGCACCCAACCCACTCGCCGCGACTCCGCGGTTACCGGTCGCGCAGATGATCGGCAAGGCCTACGCAGTGACCGCGCTGAACCCAAAAGGACTGCTGTTCTTCACCGCGTTCATGCCGCAGTTCATAAACCCCGCGACGGCAGCGTTGCCGCAAGTGATCACCCTCGCCGCAATTTATGTCAGTCTCGCGATCGTGATCCTGGCGGTCTACGTGCGTGTTTCCGGCCGGCTGCGCCGCGCGCTTGCCAAGCCTGGCCGGGTCCGGCTCGGCAACCGAGTCGCCGGTACGCTGCTGATCGTCGCGGGAGCAATTACGGCCAATCTCTCGCGCACTTAG
- the galE gene encoding UDP-glucose 4-epimerase GalE yields the protein MSRTYLVTGGAGYIGSHVVVDLLDRGHRVIVFDNLQQGHQEAVHADATLIEGDLADADALRALFAQYRFDGILHFAANSLVGESMKKPFRYVGDNVVNAINLIRAAVDNDVRRFVLSSTCAIFGLPSRVPIDEDVEKNPANSYGESKLMIERILRWADEIHGLHSASLRYFNAAGSHPDVPIGEDHAPETHLIPITFEAVLGQRPYVEIFGDDYATPDGTCVRDYIHVCDLSDAHIRVLDAVDAGSCQYNVGIGHGYSVREVIESVRRVTGHPLPQKIGPRRAGDPPTLVAAPDRIRRELGWEPRFVDLDEIVRTAWSWRKAHPNGFAAGAAAKAVG from the coding sequence ATGTCCCGCACCTATCTCGTCACCGGCGGCGCCGGGTATATCGGCAGCCACGTCGTCGTCGACTTGCTGGATCGCGGCCATCGCGTGATCGTCTTCGACAATCTGCAGCAGGGACACCAGGAGGCGGTCCACGCCGATGCGACCCTGATCGAAGGTGATCTCGCCGATGCCGATGCGCTGCGCGCGCTGTTCGCGCAGTACCGCTTCGACGGCATCTTGCACTTTGCCGCCAACTCGCTGGTTGGCGAATCGATGAAAAAGCCGTTCCGTTACGTCGGCGACAACGTGGTAAACGCCATCAACCTGATTCGCGCCGCCGTCGACAACGACGTCCGCCGGTTCGTTCTGTCCTCGACCTGTGCCATCTTCGGCCTGCCATCGCGCGTTCCGATCGATGAAGACGTCGAGAAGAACCCGGCGAATTCCTACGGCGAATCGAAATTGATGATCGAACGGATCCTTCGCTGGGCGGACGAGATCCACGGCTTGCACTCCGCGTCGCTGCGCTATTTCAATGCCGCAGGCTCGCATCCCGACGTACCAATCGGCGAAGATCATGCACCGGAGACCCACCTGATCCCCATCACCTTCGAGGCGGTGCTCGGCCAACGCCCTTACGTGGAGATCTTCGGTGACGATTACGCGACGCCGGACGGCACGTGCGTACGCGACTATATCCACGTTTGCGATCTGTCCGATGCTCACATTCGGGTCCTTGACGCCGTCGACGCCGGGAGCTGCCAATATAATGTTGGAATCGGCCACGGCTATTCGGTGCGCGAAGTAATCGAGTCTGTCCGACGGGTCACCGGTCACCCACTTCCACAGAAGATCGGACCACGCCGCGCCGGCGATCCGCCGACGCTCGTAGCCGCCCCCGACCGCATTCGCCGCGAACTTGGCTGGGAGCCGCGCTTTGTCGACCTTGATGAGATCGTTCGCACCGCCTGGTCGTGGCGTAAGGCTCATCCCAATGGCTTCGCGGCTGGTGCTGCGGCCAAAGCGGTAGGCTGA
- a CDS encoding DUF2312 domain-containing protein — MTIGHGSAAGEKLTAYSERMERLLDEMDTMKEDLKQLKAEIKSDGFNVRALTKLVTIRRNKRTAEVEAELLNDLMLYAHATGTPLDLAMPDENESVPRSNVNRASPAREDSDDE; from the coding sequence GTGACGATTGGCCACGGCAGCGCCGCCGGTGAGAAGCTCACCGCCTATTCTGAACGGATGGAGCGGCTACTCGACGAAATGGATACAATGAAAGAAGACTTGAAGCAGCTCAAAGCGGAGATCAAGAGCGATGGCTTCAATGTTCGGGCTCTGACCAAGCTGGTAACGATTCGCCGCAATAAGCGAACGGCCGAAGTCGAGGCAGAGCTTCTCAACGACCTGATGCTCTACGCCCATGCAACCGGCACGCCGCTCGATCTCGCCATGCCTGACGAGAACGAGAGTGTACCTCGGTCTAACGTTAACCGCGCCTCGCCCGCACGTGAAGATAGCGACGACGAATAA
- a CDS encoding MEKHLA domain-containing protein — protein MFEAPSPANGFHAGHVQLLRQTLRRWTGIELIAGNDADAGRWLFEAPFVVLSHDTQADPVFTYGNRAALTLFELNWRELVHMPSRLSAEPLARPERTRLLDQVTVNGFIDDYAGVRVSRTGKRFRISTATVWTLITAAGSTVGQAAMFAEWVPLAPR, from the coding sequence ATGTTCGAAGCGCCAAGTCCGGCCAATGGCTTTCACGCCGGGCACGTACAGTTGCTCCGCCAAACCTTGCGGCGCTGGACGGGCATCGAGTTGATCGCTGGTAACGACGCCGACGCAGGGCGCTGGCTGTTCGAAGCGCCGTTCGTTGTGCTGTCGCACGACACACAGGCCGATCCGGTATTCACCTACGGAAATCGTGCCGCACTCACTCTGTTCGAGCTGAACTGGCGGGAACTCGTGCACATGCCATCGCGGCTGTCGGCCGAACCGCTCGCCCGGCCAGAGCGCACCCGACTGCTCGATCAGGTGACCGTGAACGGCTTCATCGACGATTATGCCGGTGTGCGCGTTTCGCGCACCGGCAAACGCTTCCGCATTAGCACGGCAACCGTCTGGACCCTGATCACCGCGGCCGGCTCGACGGTGGGCCAGGCGGCTATGTTCGCCGAATGGGTGCCCTTAGCGCCACGTTGA
- a CDS encoding DUF2892 domain-containing protein, whose product MGKNVGSLDRALRIIAGLALIALVFIGPQTPWGWLGVIPLATALIGWCPAYRLLGLNTCRGASCRIERPAP is encoded by the coding sequence ATGGGAAAGAACGTTGGATCGCTCGACCGGGCACTGCGCATCATCGCGGGGCTCGCCCTGATTGCTCTCGTGTTCATCGGCCCACAGACTCCATGGGGCTGGCTTGGGGTCATCCCACTCGCAACCGCGCTGATCGGCTGGTGTCCGGCTTATCGCCTACTCGGATTGAACACCTGCCGCGGAGCAAGCTGCCGGATTGAGCGACCGGCACCTTAG